In Henningerozyma blattae CBS 6284 chromosome 6, complete genome, the following are encoded in one genomic region:
- the BRE5 gene encoding Bre5p (similar to Saccharomyces cerevisiae BRE5 (YNR051C); ancestral locus Anc_6.378), with protein sequence MTTTIQEIGYSFLQVYYQRMSKDPSKVSSLYSNTAEITHINYQLTSKHDGEILPTIKIIGKDNISSFFTRNNKKVCDLRVKIDSLDFQNTGVGHESILLLVTGEMFWTNTPAYRFCQTIILAPIQPNSLVYEATNDVIRFMPDNLGLYELSEIVEKNTSQSSEKAAIKSNTQSSEKIATKSNTQSSEKIATKSNTQSSEKIADSAVVSPITNNTTVSNAKTDSASKEKTESKNIKEKVTKPMEISTQPMEETNDTPKKDKVEEKPKNNTNVLHSSKSNTQKSNTKESTENKELKIVENHASETVQSPTNKSSEKNATKELSQVPTPSSSNIKPELQGESKSSDSTISSAPSSNSNSSLTSSGSTAPSEPQVITPPKMTWASKLSNGSTAGSGKGHSEFTRIEQTTTTNVPHPSKKVNERKTELPSRKENSSSRNGKKKAFSTVNREGFFPIYIRGTSGVDEDVLKGILENEFGTITRMTFSENFAVADFELQSSQTNAIERKSIKAGPIEVYLERKTVGKKFSPTGSINNSTSNQQRPHKKHYTKKRD encoded by the coding sequence ATGACCACCACAATTCAAGAAATAGGGTACTCCTTTTTACAAGTATATTATCAAAGGATGAGTAAAGATCCTTCAAAGGtttcttctttatattCTAATACGGCAGAAATTACTcatataaattatcaattgacTTCAAAGCATGATGGGGAAATATTACCAaccattaaaattattggtaaagataatattagCAGTTTTTTTAccagaaataataaaaaagtgTGTGACTTACGTGTAAAGATTGATTCCTTGgattttcaaaatactGGTGTAGGGCATGAAAGCATACTACTTTTAGTTACAGGTGAAATGTTTTGGACGAATACTCCAGCATATAGATTTTGTCAAACTATCATTTTAGCACCCATTCAACCAAACTCATTAGTTTATGAGGCAACTAATGATGTTATTCGTTTCATGCCTGATAATTTAGGTTTATATGAATTGTCTgaaattgttgaaaaaaacaCTTCTCAATCATCAGAAAAAGCTGCTATAAAAAGCAATACTCAATCATCAGAAAAAATTGCTACAAAAAGCAATACTCAATCATCAGAAAAAATTGCTACAAAAAGCAATACTCAATCATCAGAAAAAATTGCAGACTCAGCCGTTGTTTCTCCTATTACAAACAATACTACTGTCTCGAATGCAAAAACTGACTCAGCTTCGAAGGAAAAAACTGAGTCtaagaatataaaagaaaaagtcACCAAACCAATGGAAATCTCAACACAACCAATGGAAGAAACAAATGACACTCCAAAGAAAGATAAAGTCGAAGAAAAACCCAAGAACAATACCAATGTTTTGCATTCTTCTAAGTCAAATACTCAAAAGAGCAATACCAAAGAATCTACTGAAAATAAGGAGTTGAAAATTGTTGAAAACCATGCATCTGAAACTGTACAATCACCTACTAACAAGTctagtgaaaaaaatgccACTAAGGAATTAAGTCAAGTACCTACTCCTAGCtcatcaaatattaagCCTGAACTTCAAGGAGAAAGCAAATCCTCAGACTCAACTATCTCTTCAGCTCCTTCTTCAAATAGCAATTCTAGCTTAACTAGCTCTGGTTCCACTGCTCCATCTGAACCTCAAGTTATCACACCACCTAAAATGACTTGGGCTTCCAAATTGTCTAATGGCAGTACAGCTGGTTCGGGTAAGGGTCATTCTGAATTTACTAGAATTGAGCAAACTACCACAACAAATGTCCCTCATCCATCTAAAAAAGTAAACGAAAGGAAAACTGAGCTACCTTCACGTAAAGAGAATTCATCCTCAAGAAATGGTAAAAAGAAAGCATTCAGCACCGTTAATAGAGAGGGATTTTTCCCTATATACATTCGGGGTACCTCTGGTGTCGATGAGGACGTATTAAAAGGTATTTTAGAGAATGAATTTGGTACTATCACAAGAATGACGTTCTCTGAAAACTTTGCAGTTGCAGATTTCGAATTACAATCAAGCCAAACTAACGctattgaaagaaaatcTATCAAAGCTGGTCCCATAGAGGTGTATTTAGAGCGTAAAACTGTGgggaaaaaattttcaccAACAGGAAgcattaataatagcacGTCAAACCAGCAACGTCCACATAAGAAGCATTACACAAAAAAGAGAGATTAG
- the OCA4 gene encoding Oca4p (similar to Saccharomyces cerevisiae YCR095C; ancestral locus Anc_6.377) — translation MLVPPANFGIAEEGIFRCSKIENLNLSFLETLKLKTIIFVDGQEPTKFFKGFFKSSSIKWIIIKNNDFSNNINSSINENKNNTESNSPSGNGDVTLVNTTPTFNFSDIDTASTESQHSGISKELMPESSNKKNINYKSKETYNLTDADDLMLIKSVCLKKILKLLLNKENYNILLVDRTSIVIGLLRKIQKWNISSIINEYRLFSGKNSSYFAEIFLELVNLEITQQVLGKENPSTSSLVSPNIIIGPKDNSSSHSANTSNGVSIKRQRHGNTPIATNTKGNMHKVEMSEIVNEEDLFTAPNVPQRMLKLVDDAQTRYFDNLQDKNKGRVENTQGILPVSSNNENTNVTKNTQSVIPSSLPLNQTYKSSLHSPETILNISLNKSSAVDYQYYKCLQDTIFKNGSSKRGSSTRDSSIQENIIHIQIPTEDLLPTWFTFQRDIWEQNYRKIRHSRVE, via the coding sequence ATGTTAGTTCCACCTGCAAACTTTGGTATTGCAGAAGAAGGTATATTTCGATGTTCaaagattgaaaatttgaatctttCATTCTTAGAAACCTTAAAACtgaaaacaataatatttgtagATGGCCAAGAGCCTACGAAATTCTTTAAAGGCTTCTTCAAAAGCTCATCCATAAAATggataattataaaaaataatgatttttcaaataatattaattcatcaattaatgaaaataagaataatactGAAAGTAATAGTCCTTCCGGAAATGGGGATGTGACTTTAGTAAATACTACGCCCACTTTCAATTTCTCTGATATCGATACAGCCTCTACTGAGAGTCAACATTCTGGGATTTCTAAGGAATTAATGCCAGAAAGCtctaataagaaaaatattaattataaatctAAGGAGACCTATAATTTGACTGATGCTGATGATTTAATGCTAATCAAAAGTGTGTgtcttaaaaaaattttgaaacttctattaaataaagaaaactataatattttattggtGGATAGAACTTCAATTGTTATTGGtctattaagaaaaatccAGAAATGGAATATAtcatcaattattaatgagTATAGATTGTTTTCAGGTAAAAATAGTAGTTATTTTgcagaaatatttttagaacttgttaatttggaaataaCGCAACAAGTACTTGGTAAAGAAAACCCTAGTACCTCATCATTAGTATCaccaaatattattattggtcCCAAGGATAACTCTTCCAGCCATTCGGCTAATACTAGCAATGGGGTTTCAATCAAAAGACAGCGGCACGGTAATACGCCAATTGCTACTAATACTAAAGGGAATATGCACAAGGTTGAAATGTCAGAAATTgtaaatgaagaagatcTATTCACTGCACCCAACGTTCCTCAGCGTATGCTTAAGCTGGTTGATGATGCCCAAACTCGTTACTTTGATAACCTccaagataaaaataaggGAAGGGTAGAAAACACCCAAGGTATCCTCCCAGTTAGctctaataatgaaaatactAATGTCACTAAAAATACACAATCTGTAATCCCTTCTTCTTTGCCTTTAAATCAGACATACAAAAGTTCATTACATAGTCCCGAGACTATCTTAAATATATCACTTAATAAGTCATCTGCAGTCGATTATCAGTACTATAAGTGCTTGCAAGATACTATCTTTAAAAATGGCTCTTCTAAGCGTGGATCAAGCACTAGAGATAGTAGTAtacaagaaaatattatacatATTCAAATTCCTACGGAAGATTTGTTGCCAACATGGTTTACATTTCAGCGAGACATTTGGGAACAGAATTATCGTAAAATAAGGCATTCTAGAGTAGAATAG